The following proteins are co-located in the Oceanispirochaeta sp. M1 genome:
- a CDS encoding glycerophosphodiester phosphodiesterase, with translation MTDFFSPQPRALAHRGNSQDFPENTEASFRSAYEMGVDVIETDVRLMKDGDVLIFHDPDLSRCTGDRRLISTLSLEDLKDIDMGFLFSKDQGRTFPHRDRGIRPLLLKDALRLFPETRFNIDMKDPGRELAEKTAGVIKAAGAEKRVCIGSFHHSSIRAFREELPGTATSLCQREMIKVLLLYRSGWVPASVKSGQVRAVQIPEKAGPYRLIRPSFLSWCRKNKLAVQVWTINEEEKMRSLFSEGVDGIFSDIPQMLVKVCKDYSILAPPRQMSSS, from the coding sequence ATGACCGATTTTTTCTCACCGCAGCCCAGGGCTCTGGCACATAGGGGGAACAGTCAGGATTTCCCTGAAAATACCGAAGCATCTTTCCGCTCCGCCTATGAGATGGGAGTGGATGTTATTGAAACAGACGTAAGGCTTATGAAGGACGGAGATGTTCTAATTTTCCATGATCCCGACCTGAGCCGCTGTACGGGAGACCGGCGCCTTATCTCGACCCTCAGTCTTGAGGATCTGAAAGATATTGATATGGGATTTCTATTCTCAAAAGACCAGGGCAGGACCTTTCCACACAGAGACCGGGGAATCAGGCCTCTACTTCTGAAAGATGCTCTCAGGCTGTTTCCGGAGACCCGCTTTAACATCGACATGAAAGATCCGGGCAGAGAGCTGGCAGAAAAGACTGCCGGAGTGATAAAGGCTGCGGGAGCGGAAAAAAGGGTCTGCATAGGATCCTTCCACCACAGCAGTATCAGGGCATTCCGGGAGGAACTTCCAGGGACAGCCACCTCCCTCTGCCAGAGAGAGATGATCAAGGTGCTGCTGTTATACAGATCGGGCTGGGTTCCGGCTTCAGTAAAATCAGGGCAGGTACGGGCTGTTCAAATCCCCGAAAAGGCAGGACCCTACAGACTGATCCGGCCATCCTTTCTCAGCTGGTGCAGAAAGAATAAACTGGCGGTTCAGGTCTGGACAATCAATGAAGAAGAAAAGATGAGATCCCTCTTCTCAGAAGGGGTGGATGGAATCTTTTCTGATATTCCTCAGATGCTGGTAAAAGTCTGTAAAGACTACTCTATTCTGGCACCACCCAGGCAGATGTCATCCTCGTAG